In Pseudofrankia saprophytica, one genomic interval encodes:
- a CDS encoding DUF2064 domain-containing protein — MTARWPEEPPVAVTLLVVAKEPVPGRVKTRLTPPFTPAQAAAVAEAAIADTLTAVSRLTRLPGIGPVRAVLVLDGAVGPWLRVPIEAIPQARGPFDTRLAAAFDAAAGPTLLIGMDTPQVTPTLLADACRALARTDAVFGPAADGGWWALGLRRPDGRLLRGIATSQPDTGARQLERLTQAGLRVTTLPVLRDVDTAADADAVARLAPDGRFAAAVRTIGNDAARTGAARPLVGR; from the coding sequence ATGACCGCGCGGTGGCCCGAGGAGCCGCCTGTCGCGGTGACTCTGCTGGTGGTGGCGAAGGAACCGGTCCCCGGCCGGGTCAAGACCAGGCTGACGCCGCCGTTCACCCCGGCGCAGGCCGCCGCCGTGGCCGAGGCGGCCATCGCGGACACGTTGACGGCGGTCAGCCGACTGACCCGGCTTCCCGGTATCGGGCCGGTCCGGGCCGTCCTGGTGCTCGACGGCGCCGTCGGCCCCTGGCTACGCGTGCCGATCGAGGCAATCCCGCAGGCCCGGGGACCGTTCGACACCCGGCTCGCCGCCGCCTTCGACGCCGCCGCCGGCCCAACGCTTCTGATCGGGATGGACACCCCACAGGTGACACCCACCCTGCTCGCCGACGCCTGCCGCGCGCTGGCCCGCACAGACGCGGTGTTCGGCCCCGCCGCCGATGGCGGGTGGTGGGCGCTCGGCCTACGCCGCCCGGACGGCCGCCTGCTGCGCGGCATCGCCACCTCCCAACCTGACACCGGAGCCCGACAGCTCGAACGGCTGACCCAGGCCGGCCTGCGCGTCACGACGCTGCCGGTCCTGCGGGACGTCGACACCGCGGCCGACGCCGACGCGGTCGCGCGGCTCGCCCCCGATGGCCGGTTCGCCGCCGCCGTGCGGACCATCGGGAACGATGCGGCCCGGACCGGCGCGGCCCGCCCGCTGGTCGGGCGATGA
- a CDS encoding class I SAM-dependent methyltransferase — MTTAAAAGPPATVGLGDRAGQWTPPVMEGSAPTALYEAALRSADGRLWVRHPDGRREPLPVPSWRGGLVAGDASLLRRCAGPTLDVGCGPGRLTAALCARRVPTLGVDVAPFAVRLARRAGAPALCRDVFGPLPAEGRWSTLVLADGNIGIGGDPGRLLTRAAELLGPAGRVLVELRPHPSPAGRRLVRLEGPDGQVSRSFPWAFVAACEVVGYASAAGLRVTQTWRGGGRHFAALGRS, encoded by the coding sequence ATGACGACGGCCGCCGCCGCGGGGCCGCCGGCGACCGTCGGGCTCGGTGACCGGGCCGGGCAGTGGACCCCGCCGGTCATGGAGGGCAGCGCGCCGACGGCGCTGTACGAGGCGGCGCTGCGCTCCGCCGACGGCCGGCTGTGGGTACGCCACCCCGATGGGCGGCGCGAGCCGTTGCCGGTGCCCAGCTGGCGTGGCGGGCTCGTCGCGGGCGACGCGTCCCTGCTGCGGCGCTGCGCAGGTCCGACCCTCGACGTCGGCTGCGGCCCCGGGCGGCTGACCGCCGCGCTCTGCGCCCGCCGCGTGCCGACGCTCGGCGTCGACGTCGCGCCCTTCGCGGTACGCCTCGCCCGCCGGGCCGGCGCGCCAGCGCTGTGCCGCGACGTCTTCGGCCCGCTGCCGGCGGAGGGACGCTGGTCGACGCTGGTGCTGGCCGACGGCAACATCGGCATCGGCGGGGACCCGGGCCGGCTGCTGACCCGCGCCGCCGAGCTGCTCGGCCCGGCCGGCCGGGTACTCGTCGAGCTGCGGCCGCACCCGTCCCCGGCCGGCCGACGGCTGGTCCGCCTGGAGGGGCCGGACGGACAGGTGTCGCGATCGTTCCCCTGGGCGTTCGTCGCCGCCTGCGAGGTCGTCGGCTACGCCTCGGCCGCCGGGCTGCGCGTCACGCAGACCTGGCGCGGCGGCGGCCGGCACTTCGCGGCGCTGGGCCGGTCATGA